AAGCTGCACGTATTGCCATGACGCGCCACATCAAGCGCGGCGGAAAGGTCTGGATCAACATTTACCCGGACCGTCCGCTGACGAAGAAGCCGGCCGAAACCCGCATGGGTTCCGGTAAGGGTTCTCCGGAGTGGTGGGTTGCAAACGTCAAGCCGGGTCGGGTTCTCTTTGAGATCTCCGGTGTCAATGAAGAGGTAGCTCGTGAGGCCCTGCGCCTGGCGATCCATAAGCTGCCGTTGAAGGCACGCATTGTGCGTCGCGAGGGTGGTGAATAGAAATGGCAATTGGTTCAAAGGAACTGGCACCGAAGCAGCTGGACGGCTTCGATAAGGACCGTCTCGTCGAGGAACTTCGCAAGGCCAAGGAAGAGCTGTTCAACCTCCGCTTCCAGTCCGCAACCGGTCAGCTGGAAAGCCACGGCCGTCTGCGCGTAGTGAAGCGCGACATCGCACGCATCTACACCGTGCTGCGTGAGCGCGAGCTGGGGATTCGTCCCGAGGTCGTTGCTCCCGTCGAGGAAGCAGCTCCCGAAAAGGCAGCAAAGAAGTCCAAGAAGAAGGCTACCGAGTCTGAAGCTCCGGCCGAGGTCGCTGAGGATGATGCCAAATGAGTGAAAACAAGAATGAGGCAGCAGTGACAACTGACGCAAACGGAGCCGATGCCCGCGGGTACCGGAAGACCGCACGCGGCTACGTGGTCTCTGACAAGATGGATAAGACCGTCGTTGTTCAGGTTGAAGACCGCGTCAAGCACGCCCTGTACGGAAAGGTGCTTCGCCGCACCTCGAAGCTCAAGGCCCACGACGAGCAGAATGCTGCCGGCGTTGGAGACCTCGTGCTGATCGCCGAAACCCGGCCGCTCTCCGCTACGAAGCGGTGGCGCCTGGTCGAGATCCTCGAGAAGGCTAAGTAACACCAGCAGTACATCCGGCCGGCCCGCCGGCGAGCTGATCCCCGCAAGGGGAAAAGCCCGCCGGTAACCGCCCACCGGCGACAGGGCCCCGGCCGCGTTATCATCCGATTTCGCATCCGGGGCCCTTTCGCGATAAACTTGAAATCTTGTCTGTGCGGTGCGGAAGTGTGTCCAGTTTTGGACACCGCATCCTCACCGCCGTATGAGACAAAAGCCCGATAATCTTGTTCGGCACTGAGCCGCGGCCCGCCGCGGTCAGCCCCTGAGGGGGAGTGCTGAGTACCAGTATTACGGGGTCCACCCATATCCGTTCCGCAAGGCTCAATTTGAGAACCGGCGCGACGACAGGAGTTATAAGTGATTCAGCAGGAGTCGCGGCTTAAGGTCGCCGACAACACTGGTGCCAAGGAAATCTTGACCATCCGTGTTCTCGGTGGATCCGGACGTCGCTACGCAGGCATTGGCGACACCATCGTTGCCACCGTCAAGGATGCAATTCCCGGCGGCAACGTCAAGAAGGGCGATGTGGTCAAGGCCGTCATCGTTCGTACCAAGAAGGAACGCCGTCGCCAGGACGGTTCCTACATCAAGTTCGATGAGAACGCTGCAGTGATCTTGAAGAATGACGGAGACCCCCGCGGTACCCGCATCTTCGGCCCGGTCGGCCGCGAGCTTCGCGACAAGAAGTTCATGAAGATCATTTCGCTGGCTCCGGAGGTGCTGTAGTCCATGGCAAAAATCAAAAAGGGTGACCTCGTGCAGGTCATCAGCGGCGCAACTGCTGCCCGCGGCGGAGACCGCGGCAAGCAGGGCAAGGTTCTGAAGGTCTACACCGACACGAACCGCGTTTTGGTTGAAGGCGTCAACACGGTCAAGAAGCACACCAAGGTCGGCCAGTCCTCCAAGGGCTCCAAGACCGGTGGCATCGAGATTGTCGAAGCTCCCCTCCACGTTTCCAACGTCGCGATCGTTGACCCGGAAACGAAGAAGCCGACCCGTGTTGGCTACCGTCAGGAAATCGTCGAAAAAGACGGCCGTGAGCGCACTGTGCGTATCCGCGTCGCCAAGGGCTCTGGGAAGGACCTCTAATGACTGAGACCGTCACCAAGATCGTTCCCCGTCTGAAGACCCGCTACGCAGCGGAGATCAAGAAGACCCTGCAGGACGAATTCAGCTACGCAAACGTCAACCAGGTTCCCCGCCTTGTCAAGGTTGTTGTGAATATGGGTGTTGGAGATGCCGCCAAGGACTCCAAGCTCATTGACGGTGCAGTCAAGGACCTGACCCAGATCACGGGTCAGAAGCCGCAGGTCACGAAGGCCCGCAAGTCGATCGCACAGTTCAAGCTGCGCGAAGGCATGCCCATCGGCTGCCACGCAACTCTGCGTGGAGACCGCATGTGGGAATTCGTCGACCGCCTGGTTACCCTGGCGCTGCCGCGTATCCGCGACTTCCGCGGCCTCAACGGCAAGCAGTTCGACGGCAACGGCAACTACACGTTCGGTCTGACCGAGCAGTCGATGTTCCACGAAATCGATCAGGATAAGATCGATCGCGTTCGCGGCATGGACATCACCGTAGTGACCACCGCAAAGACCGATGACGAGGGACGCGCGCTGCTCAAGGCGCTCGGCTTCCCGTTTACATCCGAAGATTAATTACTACGTAACAGGTCCGACGGACCTCCGCTCGGGTGCGCCTGAGCGCGAACTCCGCAGGAAACCGTTACGAGGGAGGGCAAGAGCCCAATGACAATGACAGATCCTGTCGCAGACATGCTTACGCGTCTGCGCAATGCAAACTCGGCATATCACGATACCGTGTCCATGCCTTACAGCAAGCTCAAGGCGCGCGTCGCTGACATCCTGAAGGCCGAGGGCTACATCGCCGGCTGGAAGGAAGAAGAGGCCGTCGTCGGCAAGAAGCTGACCCTTGATCTCAAATTCGGTCCGAACCGCGAGCGTTCCATCGCCGGCGTGCGTCGTATCTCCAAGCCCGGTCTGCGCGTTTACGCAAAGTCCACCAACCTGCCGCGTGTTCTCGGTGGTCTGGGTATCGCAATCCTGTCGACGTCGTCAGGTCTCCTGACCGACCGCCAGGCCGCTAAGAAGGGTGTAGGTGGGGAAGTCCTCGCCTACGTCTGGTAGCAGGGAAGGGAAAGAAAAATGTCACGTATTGGACGTCTGCCCATCCCGGTTCCTGCCGGAGTAGAAATCGCCGTTGACGGCGATCTCGTATCGGTCAAGGGTGCCAAGGGCGAGCTGAAGCACACTGTGCCCAGCCCGATCACTGTCACTCTCGACGACAGCACCATCACCGTTGCCCGCCCGAACGACGAGCGCGAATCCCGTGCCCTTCACGGCCTGACCCGCACCCTGATCGCCAACATGATCACCGGTGTGACCGAAGGCTACAAGAAGGACCTGGAAATTGTCGGCACCGGTTACCGCGTGCAGGCCAAGGGAGCGGACCTCGAGTTCGCCCTGGGCTACAGCCACCCGGTTCCGGTCACGGCACCCGAGGGCATCACGCTTACCGTCGTGGGTCCCACGAAGGTCACAGTGTCCGGCATCGACAAGCAGCAGGTGGGCGAGGTTTCGGCCAACATCCGCAAGCTGCGCAAGCCCGATCCCTACAAGGGCAAGGGTATTCGTTATGCCGGCGAGATTGTCCGCCGCAAGGTCGGAAAGGCTGGTAAGTAACCATGGCCATCAGCATTAATAAGAAGCGTAATTCGAAGAGCAAGTCGGCTGCCCGCAGCCGCCGCCAGCTTCGCATCCGCAAGCGGATCTCCGGTACCGCGGCTCGTCCGCGCCTGGTGGTCAACCGCTCGGCCCGCCACGTATTCGTTCAGGTTGTCGATGACACCCGCGGCGTAACCGTAGCTTCGGCTTCCACCATGGAAGCAGACCTGCGCGCACTGGAAGGCGACAAGACCGCCAAGTCCAAGCGCGTTGGCGAGCTCGTTGCAGAACGTGCCAAGGCTGCCGGCGTGGAAGCCGTTGTCTTCGACCGCGGTGGCAACCGCTACCACGGCCGCATCGCGGCCGTTGCCGACGGCGCACGTGAAGGTGGGCTGTCACTGTGACCGAGGTTAACAAGGAAAAGGAAAACCAGGTGACTGAAGCTACAGCTGCGCAGGCAACTGAAACCAAGGACGCCGCAGCTCCCGCCACTGACGACCGCCGCGGCGGCCGTAAGGGCGAGCAGCGCTCCGACCGTGGAGGCCGCGGCGAACGCGGTGGCCGCGGTGGCCGCGACGGCGGACGCAACGATGAGAAGGACAAGTTCATTGAACGCGTCGTGACCATCAACCGCGTTGCCAAGGTGGTCAAGGGTGGTCGTCGCTTCAGCTTCACCGCTCTGGTGGTTGTCGGCGACGGCAACGGCATGGTTGGTGTCGGCTACGGCAAGGCCAAGGAAGTTCCCTCCGCTATCGCGAAGGCCGTCGAAGAAGCCAAGAAGACTTTCTTCCGCGTCCCGCGTATCGGTGGAACCATTCCCCACCTTGTCCAGGGTGAAGCTGCCGCAGGCGTCGTCCTGCTGCGTCCGGCTTCCCCGGGTACCGGTGTTATCGCCGGTGGTCCGGTCCGCGCCATTCTCGAATGCGCCGGAATCCACGACGTTCTGTCCAAGTCGCTCGGGTCCTCCAACGCCATCAACATCGTGCACGCCACGGTTGATGCGCTGAAGCGCCTCGAAGAGCCTCAGGCAGTGGCTGCCCGCCGCGGCCTGCCGCTGGACGAGGTTGTGCCTGCTGCGATGCTCCGCAACATGCAGAAGGCAGGTGCCTGATGACTACTCCGAAGAACGTTGCCGTCAGCACGGCAAAGCTCAAGATCACCCAGATTAAGTCCACCATCGGTGGTAAGCAGAATCAGAAGGACACGCTGCGCTCATTGGGCCTGCGACGCATCGGTGCAACCACCGTTCGCACCGCAGACGCCGTGACCGTTGGCATGATCAACACGGTTCCGCACCTCGTGAAGGTTGAGGAGGCGAATTAACATGGCCGAAGATAACAACAACGAACACGCGCTGAAGGTTCACCACCTGCGTCCGGCACCCGGTGCCAAGACGGCCAAGACCCGTGTTGGCCGCGGTGAAGGTTCCAAGGGTAAGACTGCAGGCCGCGGTATGAAGGGCACCAAGGCCCGTTACCAGGTCAAGGCCGGTTTCGCAGGCGGGCAGCTGCCGCTGCACATGCGTCTGCCGAAGCTCCGCGGCTTCAAGAACCCGTTCCGGGTCGAGTTCCAGGTTGTTAACCTGGACAAGATCTCGGAGCTGTTCCCGGAAGGCGGCGACATCACTGTTGCCGACCTGGTTGCCAAGGGCGCCGTTCGCAAGAACCAGCCCGTCAAGGTCCTGGGCACCGGCGACATCACCGTCAAGGTGAACGTCACCGCTGATGCATTCTCCGCCAGTGCGGCAGAGAAGATTGCCGCAGCAGGCGGAACGACCTCGGCGCTCTAAGCACCGTGTACGTTCCGTGCAGCGACTTCCGGCGGTCGGGAAACCGGCTGCCGGATAACCGCTGCGCGGTTTGCAGGACCAGCACTAAACTCTTGGCGGGCCGCACTGCGGCCCGCCTGGAGTTTAGTTTTGTTTAAGGCACTACCACGCCGCGGGCTTCGTTAACGTTCTACGGGGCTTGAGCGGATAGACTCTGTTTTTGTTACCAGTCCAATCGGACTCACCTACTTCAGATCTCATTCAGGAGGACGCTTGCTTAGCGCTATTGGCCGGGCTTTCCGGACGCCAGACCTGCGACGCAAGCTGTTGTTTACGCTGGGAATCATCACTATCTTCCGCATGGGTGCTTTTATCCCGGCCCCGGGTGTTGACTACGGCAATGTGCAGCAGTGCTTGGCTCTGGGTGCCACTTCGGGTGGCCTCTACGAATTCGTTAACCTTTTTAGCGGCGGCGCCCTGCTGCAGGTCTCCATCTTTGCCCTGGGCATCATGCCGTACATCACCGCCAGCATCATTGTTCAGCTGCTGCGCGTCGTGATTCCCCACTTCCAGGCGCTCTACGAGGAAGGCGCACAGGGCCAGTCCAAGCTGACGCAGTACACGCGTTACCTGACCATCGCCCTGGGCCTGCTCAACGCCACCACTGTCGTATCGCTGGCCCGCACCGGAGCGCTGTTCAACAACATGTGCTCCGTGCCGATCATCCCGGACGACAACATCATCACCATCCTGCTGCTGATCATCACCCTGACAGCCGGCACAGGCCTCATCATGTGGATGGGCGAGCTGGTCACCGAAAAGGGTGTCGGCAACGGCATGTCCCTGCTGATCTTCACCTCCATTGCCGCCGGTTTCCCCAGCTCGCTTGGCGCCATCCTCAGCGCCCAGGGCTGGACGGTATTCCTCGGCGTCATCGGCATCGGCGTCCTCGTGGTTGCCCTGGTGATCTTCGTGGAGCAGTCCCAGCGCCGCATCCCGGTGCAGTACGCCAAACGCATGGTGGGACGGCGGACCGTCGGCGGCACCAACACCTACATCCCGATCAAGGTGAACATGGCCGGGGTTATCCCCGTCATCTTCGCCTCGTCGATGCTGTACCTGCCGTCGCTGATCGCCCAGTTCAACACCCCCGCCACCGGGAATCCCCCGGAGTGGGTCGTCTGGATCAACAACTACCTCACCAGCGGAGACCACCCGTTCTACATGGCGGTCTACTTCCTGCTGATCGTGTTCTTCACGTACTTCTATGTGTCGATCACGTTCAACCCTGAGGAGGTCTCCGAGAACATGAAGAAGTACGGCGGTTTCATTCCCGGCATCCGTGCCGGCCGCCCCACCGCCGAATACCTGCAGTACGTGCTGTCCCGCATCACCCTGCCCGGCGCCCTCTACTTGGGGTTTGTAGCCCTGATTCCGTTGATCGCTCTGGTGCTGGTCGGAGCGAACGCGAACTTCCCGTTCGGCGGAACCTCGATCCTCATCATGGTTGGTGTGGGACTCGAAACAGTCAAACAGATTGATGCACAACTGCAGCAACGTCACTATGAAGGGTTATTGCGATGACAAGAATGCTCATTATCGGGCCTCCCGGCGCCGGTAAAGGTACACAGGCCGCCCGAATCTCGGACCGGCTTGGCGTCACGGCAATATCCACCGGCGATATCTTCCGCGCGAACGTCAAGAACCAGACGCCGCTCGGCCTGGAAGCCAAGAAGTACATCGATGCCGGGAACTTCGTGCCGGACAGCGTCACCAATGACATGGTCCGCGCCCGTCTGCTCGAAGACGACGTCGCTGACGGCTTCCTCCTGGACGGCTACCCGCGCACCGCAGCGCAGGTTCAGGAACTGGACGAGATCCTGGCCAGCAAAGGCCAGAAGCTCGACGTCGTGCTGCAGCTGACCGCCGACGACGAAGAGCTCGTCGAGCGCCTGCTGAAGCGTGCCCAGATCGAAGGCCGCGCCGACGACAACGAGGACGTCATCCGGCACCGTCTGGACCTTTACAAGGCCCAGACGGCCGACGTCGTCGCCAGTTATGACAACCGCGGCATCGTGGCGCGGGTGGACGGGCTGGGCGGCATCGACGATGTCACCGAGCGGGTCATGGAAGTTCTCAAGGATATTAGCTAAAGAGTTAGAAGAGATATGTTCGGCCAGCCCAGGATTGAATACAAGACCAATGCGCAGATGCGCACCATGCGCGAGGCCGGCCTCGTGCTGATCCGGGCACTGGACGCGGCAGTGGAGTCCGCGGTGGAGGGGGCAACCACCGCGGACGTCGACGCAGTTTTCGCCGCGGTGCTCAAGGAGGCGGGGGCAACCTCGAACTTCCTCGGTTACCACGGATACCCTGCAACGGTCTGCGTTTCCGTGAATGAAGAAGTGGTCCACGGCATCCCGGGGGAGAGGATCCTCAAGGACGGGGACATCCTCTCCATCGACGGCGGTGCCGTGGTCAACGGCTGGCACTCCGACTCCGCGCGCACCGTGATTGTCGGCACGGCGGACCCCGAGGATCAGCGCCTCTCCGACGTCACCGAACAGGCCATGTGGCACGGAATAGCCGCCGCTGCCAAGGGCCGGTTCGTCGGAGACATCGGCGCAGCCATCGATGACTACGTCTCCGGCGTTCCGGGCAAGCCGCTCGGCATCCTGGAAGACTACGTCGGCCACGGCATCGGAACCCAGATGCACCAGGCACCGGACGTGCTCAATTACCGGACATCGCACAACGGTCCCAAGCTTCGGCCGGGACTGTGCCTGGCCATTGAGCCGATGCTGGTGCGGGGCAAGATCGAAACGCTCACACTGGATGATGACTGGACAGTTATCACCACCGACGGCTCCCGGGCCTCGCAGTGGGAACATTCGGTCGCGATTCACGACAAAGGTATCTGGGTCCTCACATCGCCCGACGGCGGAGCCTCGCGGCTTGCGCCCCTGGGCGTAACCCCGGTGCCCATTCCCGAAGACTGACCCGACGGGCCCGGTGGCCCGCAACCCCGGCCGGGGCGCGGGACGATTTAACTTATCCGGGCCTGTCGAGTAGAGTTATCTGTTGGTTGTCTCTACATTCGTGCCCTTTTCCAAGCATGTGCGCCGTGTCAAAACGGCCCCTGCGCGGTAGATGCGCAGGAAGCACCGGAGAGAACCAAAGACATAAACCGTCCTTCGTGCATACGGGGGACACAGACGTTAGCGGAGGATATGGCCAAGAAAGACGGCGTCATTGAGATTGAGGGCTCGGTCAACGAAGCCCTGCCCAACGCGATGTTCCGCGTTGAGCTGGCCAACGGCCACATTGTGCTCGCACACATCTCGGGAAAGATGCGTCAACACTACATTCGCATCCTCCCCGGAGACCGCGTTGTGGTGGAACTTAGCCCGTACGACCTCACTCGAGGCCGTATCGTCTACCGCTACAAGTAAAAACCGCCGCACTGGCAGACAGCGTCCCGGACATTTGGGGCGCCGGCTGCATGCGGCCCAACCCTGCAACCACGCAAAGGATAACCATGAAGGTCCAGCCGAGCGTCAAGCAGATCTGCGATAAGTGCAAGGTGATTCGCCGTAACGGTCGAGTCATGGTGATCTGCGAGAACCCGCGCCACAAGCAGCGCCAGGGCTAATTTCCTGCTCTCAGGGACAGCCCACGCGTAGTAGTAGTAATTGAATATGGCAGTGCAGCGTTGATACGCGTAACGCATACCCCCGGCCCGGAGGCCGGGGACCTGGCAACAGGGATGCACTGCTTCAGACCTCCGGTGACACAAAAGGAGAACCGCCGATATGGCACGTCTCGCTGGCGTTGACATTCCCCGCGAAAAGCGGGTTGTGATTGCGCTTACTTATATCTACGGCGTGGGTAAGACCCGTGCAGACCAGACCCTGGCAGAGACCGGCATCAGCCCGGACACTCGCGTCAAGGACCTCACGGATGCTGAGCTCGTTCAGCTGCGTGACTACATCGAGGGCAACTTCAAGGTTGAGGGTGACCTCCGCCGCGAGGTGGCCGCCGACATTCGCCGCAAGGTTGAAATCGGCAGCTACCAGGGTATCCGCCACCGTCGTGGCATGCCCGTACACGGCCAGCGCACGAAGACCAACGCTCGTACCCGCAAGGGCCCGAAGCGTACGGTTGCCGGTAAGAAGAAGGCCGCCCGCTAAATAGCGGTGTGAGGCCAAGGCCCGTCAGCGGGCCACCTAAACCAAACTCTTTGTAGGAGAAGTAATGCCCCCCAAGACTCGTGGAGCGGTCCGCAAACCGCGTCGCAAGGATAAGAAGAATATCGCGCTTGGCCAGGCGCATATCAAGAGCACCTTTAACAACACCATCGTGTCCATCACGGACCCGTCCGGTGCTGTTATCTCATGGGCTTCCGCCGGTGAGGTTGGCTTCAAGGGCTCGCGTAAGTCCACCCCGTTCGCTGCGCAGATGGCTGCTGAAGCCGCTGCAAAGCGCGCCCAGGAGCACGGCGTCCGCAAGGTCGACGTCTTCGTCAAGGGTCCGGGATCAGGCCGCGAAACCGCCATCCGTTCGCTCCAGGCCACCGGCCTGGAGGTTGGCTCCATTTCGGATGTCACCCCGAGCGCGCACAACGGCTGCCGTCCCCCGAAGCGCCGCCGCGTATAAGCAGCACTTGCGGTACCGGTTTCATCCGGCGGGCGGTCCACCCTTCGGGGCGGGCCGCCCATCGGACGCCTCCGGCTCCGGGCACGTGGCTGCTAGCCGTCCAAGACGCCCGCGGAAGACCCGTCGTCGTCGTTTCCACCATTTGTGTTGCGTCATATAGCGGACGCTCGCTGAAAGGAAATGCAAGTGCTCATTGCACAGCGCCCTACCCTCACTGAAGAAGTCGTAGCCGACAACCGCTCGCGGTTCATCATCGAACCGCTGGAACCCGGTTTCGGCTACACCCTTGGCAACTCCCTTCGCCGTACGCTCCTGTCCTCGATTCCCGGTGCTGCAGTAACCAGCATTCGGATCGACGGCGTGCTGCACGAGTTCACCACGGTTCCGGGCGTGAAGGAAGATGTCACCGAGATCATCCTGAACGTCAAGAACCTGTCGGTCTCCTCCGAGCACGACGAACCCGTTGTCGCCTACCTGCGCAAGCAGGGTCCCGGCGTCGTGACGGCTGCGGACATTGCTCCGCCGGCCGGCGTGGAGTTCCACAACCCGGATCTGCACATTGCCACTCTCAATTCGAAGGGCAAGTTCGAACTCGAACTGACCATCGAACGCGGACGCGGCTACGTTTCTGCCAGCCAGAACAAGTCCGGTGACCAGGAAATCGGCCGTATTCCGGTCGACTCCATCTACTCACCGGTCCTGAAGGTTACCTTCCGCGTGGAAGCTACCCGTGTTGAACAGCGCACCGACTTCGATCGCCTGATCGTTGACGTTGAAACCAAGGATGCCATTGCACCGCGCGACGCAGTCGCCTCTGCCGGCACCACCCTGGTTGAGCTGTTTGGCCTGGCCCGCGAACTGAACAGCGCAGCTGAAGGTATTGAAATCGGACCGAGCCCCACGGATGCCGCACTGGCAGCCGACATGGCCCTGCCGATCGAAGACCTTGAGCTGACCGTGCGCTCCTACAACTGCCTCAAGCGTGAAGGCATCCACACTGTGGGTGAACTCGTTGCCCGCTCCGAGGCTGACCTGATGGACATTCGCAACTTCGGTGCAAAGTCCATTGATGAGGTAAAGGCAAAGCTGGTCGAGCTCGGTCTGTCCCTGAAGGATTCCCCTCCCGGATTTGACCTCGCCGCCCGTGCCGCAGCTATTGAAGAGGACGAGTCCGAATACTCGGACGACGAGCTCTAACACACGCAAAATTTTGCCGTCCGGGCCTGAAAGGCACCGTGCGGCACCGTTTGAGGAGAAAATGTAATGCCTACACCCACCAAGGGTAAGCGCCTCGGAGGCAGCCCGGCCCACCAGCGCCTGATGCTGGCGAACCTGGCTGCTCAGCTGTTCGAGCACAAGCAGATCACCACCACCGTGACC
This genomic interval from Arthrobacter citreus contains the following:
- the rplX gene encoding 50S ribosomal protein L24, translating into MAKIKKGDLVQVISGATAARGGDRGKQGKVLKVYTDTNRVLVEGVNTVKKHTKVGQSSKGSKTGGIEIVEAPLHVSNVAIVDPETKKPTRVGYRQEIVEKDGRERTVRIRVAKGSGKDL
- the rplN gene encoding 50S ribosomal protein L14 — protein: MIQQESRLKVADNTGAKEILTIRVLGGSGRRYAGIGDTIVATVKDAIPGGNVKKGDVVKAVIVRTKKERRRQDGSYIKFDENAAVILKNDGDPRGTRIFGPVGRELRDKKFMKIISLAPEVL
- a CDS encoding DNA-directed RNA polymerase subunit alpha; the protein is MLIAQRPTLTEEVVADNRSRFIIEPLEPGFGYTLGNSLRRTLLSSIPGAAVTSIRIDGVLHEFTTVPGVKEDVTEIILNVKNLSVSSEHDEPVVAYLRKQGPGVVTAADIAPPAGVEFHNPDLHIATLNSKGKFELELTIERGRGYVSASQNKSGDQEIGRIPVDSIYSPVLKVTFRVEATRVEQRTDFDRLIVDVETKDAIAPRDAVASAGTTLVELFGLARELNSAAEGIEIGPSPTDAALAADMALPIEDLELTVRSYNCLKREGIHTVGELVARSEADLMDIRNFGAKSIDEVKAKLVELGLSLKDSPPGFDLAARAAAIEEDESEYSDDEL
- the rpmC gene encoding 50S ribosomal protein L29, producing MAIGSKELAPKQLDGFDKDRLVEELRKAKEELFNLRFQSATGQLESHGRLRVVKRDIARIYTVLRERELGIRPEVVAPVEEAAPEKAAKKSKKKATESEAPAEVAEDDAK
- the rpsE gene encoding 30S ribosomal protein S5 — protein: MTEATAAQATETKDAAAPATDDRRGGRKGEQRSDRGGRGERGGRGGRDGGRNDEKDKFIERVVTINRVAKVVKGGRRFSFTALVVVGDGNGMVGVGYGKAKEVPSAIAKAVEEAKKTFFRVPRIGGTIPHLVQGEAAAGVVLLRPASPGTGVIAGGPVRAILECAGIHDVLSKSLGSSNAINIVHATVDALKRLEEPQAVAARRGLPLDEVVPAAMLRNMQKAGA
- the rplE gene encoding 50S ribosomal protein L5, which produces MTETVTKIVPRLKTRYAAEIKKTLQDEFSYANVNQVPRLVKVVVNMGVGDAAKDSKLIDGAVKDLTQITGQKPQVTKARKSIAQFKLREGMPIGCHATLRGDRMWEFVDRLVTLALPRIRDFRGLNGKQFDGNGNYTFGLTEQSMFHEIDQDKIDRVRGMDITVVTTAKTDDEGRALLKALGFPFTSED
- the map gene encoding type I methionyl aminopeptidase, with amino-acid sequence MFGQPRIEYKTNAQMRTMREAGLVLIRALDAAVESAVEGATTADVDAVFAAVLKEAGATSNFLGYHGYPATVCVSVNEEVVHGIPGERILKDGDILSIDGGAVVNGWHSDSARTVIVGTADPEDQRLSDVTEQAMWHGIAAAAKGRFVGDIGAAIDDYVSGVPGKPLGILEDYVGHGIGTQMHQAPDVLNYRTSHNGPKLRPGLCLAIEPMLVRGKIETLTLDDDWTVITTDGSRASQWEHSVAIHDKGIWVLTSPDGGASRLAPLGVTPVPIPED
- the rpsK gene encoding 30S ribosomal protein S11, whose amino-acid sequence is MPPKTRGAVRKPRRKDKKNIALGQAHIKSTFNNTIVSITDPSGAVISWASAGEVGFKGSRKSTPFAAQMAAEAAAKRAQEHGVRKVDVFVKGPGSGRETAIRSLQATGLEVGSISDVTPSAHNGCRPPKRRRV
- the rplO gene encoding 50S ribosomal protein L15 yields the protein MAEDNNNEHALKVHHLRPAPGAKTAKTRVGRGEGSKGKTAGRGMKGTKARYQVKAGFAGGQLPLHMRLPKLRGFKNPFRVEFQVVNLDKISELFPEGGDITVADLVAKGAVRKNQPVKVLGTGDITVKVNVTADAFSASAAEKIAAAGGTTSAL
- the rpmD gene encoding 50S ribosomal protein L30, whose product is MTTPKNVAVSTAKLKITQIKSTIGGKQNQKDTLRSLGLRRIGATTVRTADAVTVGMINTVPHLVKVEEAN
- the rplR gene encoding 50S ribosomal protein L18 yields the protein MAISINKKRNSKSKSAARSRRQLRIRKRISGTAARPRLVVNRSARHVFVQVVDDTRGVTVASASTMEADLRALEGDKTAKSKRVGELVAERAKAAGVEAVVFDRGGNRYHGRIAAVADGAREGGLSL
- the rpsM gene encoding 30S ribosomal protein S13; amino-acid sequence: MARLAGVDIPREKRVVIALTYIYGVGKTRADQTLAETGISPDTRVKDLTDAELVQLRDYIEGNFKVEGDLRREVAADIRRKVEIGSYQGIRHRRGMPVHGQRTKTNARTRKGPKRTVAGKKKAAR
- the secY gene encoding preprotein translocase subunit SecY; its protein translation is MLSAIGRAFRTPDLRRKLLFTLGIITIFRMGAFIPAPGVDYGNVQQCLALGATSGGLYEFVNLFSGGALLQVSIFALGIMPYITASIIVQLLRVVIPHFQALYEEGAQGQSKLTQYTRYLTIALGLLNATTVVSLARTGALFNNMCSVPIIPDDNIITILLLIITLTAGTGLIMWMGELVTEKGVGNGMSLLIFTSIAAGFPSSLGAILSAQGWTVFLGVIGIGVLVVALVIFVEQSQRRIPVQYAKRMVGRRTVGGTNTYIPIKVNMAGVIPVIFASSMLYLPSLIAQFNTPATGNPPEWVVWINNYLTSGDHPFYMAVYFLLIVFFTYFYVSITFNPEEVSENMKKYGGFIPGIRAGRPTAEYLQYVLSRITLPGALYLGFVALIPLIALVLVGANANFPFGGTSILIMVGVGLETVKQIDAQLQQRHYEGLLR
- the rpsH gene encoding 30S ribosomal protein S8, whose protein sequence is MTMTDPVADMLTRLRNANSAYHDTVSMPYSKLKARVADILKAEGYIAGWKEEEAVVGKKLTLDLKFGPNRERSIAGVRRISKPGLRVYAKSTNLPRVLGGLGIAILSTSSGLLTDRQAAKKGVGGEVLAYVW
- the rplF gene encoding 50S ribosomal protein L6 → MSRIGRLPIPVPAGVEIAVDGDLVSVKGAKGELKHTVPSPITVTLDDSTITVARPNDERESRALHGLTRTLIANMITGVTEGYKKDLEIVGTGYRVQAKGADLEFALGYSHPVPVTAPEGITLTVVGPTKVTVSGIDKQQVGEVSANIRKLRKPDPYKGKGIRYAGEIVRRKVGKAGK
- the rplP gene encoding 50S ribosomal protein L16, which produces MLIPRRVKFRKQHHPGRSGAATGGTAVSFGEWGIQALTPAYVTNRQIEAARIAMTRHIKRGGKVWINIYPDRPLTKKPAETRMGSGKGSPEWWVANVKPGRVLFEISGVNEEVAREALRLAIHKLPLKARIVRREGGE
- the infA gene encoding translation initiation factor IF-1; the protein is MAKKDGVIEIEGSVNEALPNAMFRVELANGHIVLAHISGKMRQHYIRILPGDRVVVELSPYDLTRGRIVYRYK
- the rpmJ gene encoding 50S ribosomal protein L36; translation: MKVQPSVKQICDKCKVIRRNGRVMVICENPRHKQRQG
- the rpsQ gene encoding 30S ribosomal protein S17, whose translation is MSENKNEAAVTTDANGADARGYRKTARGYVVSDKMDKTVVVQVEDRVKHALYGKVLRRTSKLKAHDEQNAAGVGDLVLIAETRPLSATKRWRLVEILEKAK
- a CDS encoding adenylate kinase, with the translated sequence MTRMLIIGPPGAGKGTQAARISDRLGVTAISTGDIFRANVKNQTPLGLEAKKYIDAGNFVPDSVTNDMVRARLLEDDVADGFLLDGYPRTAAQVQELDEILASKGQKLDVVLQLTADDEELVERLLKRAQIEGRADDNEDVIRHRLDLYKAQTADVVASYDNRGIVARVDGLGGIDDVTERVMEVLKDIS